In the Dioscorea cayenensis subsp. rotundata cultivar TDr96_F1 chromosome 12, TDr96_F1_v2_PseudoChromosome.rev07_lg8_w22 25.fasta, whole genome shotgun sequence genome, one interval contains:
- the LOC120273616 gene encoding uncharacterized protein LOC120273616 isoform X1 — protein sequence MESSCVHHQHSSMDCAPPGISIHSGNVFCDFNFHHLIGRNPVVAQKCWNSKNDELLAKHASCDILGVSSKIGDELVTRELGKKFHKMLQVNDSSEDILSDDSPSNREESCSSSGTRIFQDIDESTTFDAKVGKVLNKSVTFPISNKVQSYPEPIKREDGLPGKLCDIPNSSFCESHVYGRSMSLSPSSKLVSAMKGGRERSGISQAVKLHVKWAPEVYDPPVTSMSHSVKSHRQQCPKARKRDQHKHKHKGKSSRSNAKEKKYTRRTFLATREILSK from the exons ATGGAGTCGTCGTG TGTTCACCATCAACACAGCTCGATGGATTGTGCCCCTCCTGGGATCTCTATACATTCTGGAAATGTCTTCTGTGACTTCAATTTTCATCACCTTATTGGTAGGAACCCAGTTGTGGCACAGAAATGTTGGAATAGTAAGAATGATGAATTGTTAGCTAAGCATGCATCATGTGACATCCTGGGTGTTTCATCAAAGATTGGTGATGAATTGGTAACTCGAGAACTTGggaaaaaatttcataaaatgcTGCAAGTTAATGACTCTTCTGAGGATATATTATCTGATGATTCACCTTCAAATCGGGAAGAAAGTTGCAGTTCATCTGGAACCAGAATCTTTCAAGATATAGATGAATCTACTACCTTTGATGCAAAAGTCGGAAAAGTTTTGAATAAATCAGTGACATTTCCGATTTCCAATAAGGTGCAGTCTTACCCTGAACCCATTAAAAGAGAGGATGGATTGCCTGGCAAGTTGTGTGACATACCAAATTCTTCTTTCTGTGAGAGTCATGTGTATGGGCGTTCTATGTCTCTATCA CCATCATCCAAACTTGTATCTGCCATGAAAGGAGGCCGTGAGCGGAGCGGGATCTCACAGGCGGTGAAGCTGCATGTGAAATGGGCACCTGAAGTCTATGATCCGCCAGTCACCTCCATGTCACACTCAGTGAAGAGCCACCGGCAACAATGCCCTAAAGCGCGAAAAAGGGACCAACACAAGCACAAACACAAGGGCAAGTCATCTCGTAGCAAtgctaaagaaaagaaatacacCAGAAGAACCTTTCTTGCAACAAGAGAGATCCTCTCAAAATAA
- the LOC120273616 gene encoding uncharacterized protein LOC120273616 isoform X2: MDCAPPGISIHSGNVFCDFNFHHLIGRNPVVAQKCWNSKNDELLAKHASCDILGVSSKIGDELVTRELGKKFHKMLQVNDSSEDILSDDSPSNREESCSSSGTRIFQDIDESTTFDAKVGKVLNKSVTFPISNKVQSYPEPIKREDGLPGKLCDIPNSSFCESHVYGRSMSLSPSSKLVSAMKGGRERSGISQAVKLHVKWAPEVYDPPVTSMSHSVKSHRQQCPKARKRDQHKHKHKGKSSRSNAKEKKYTRRTFLATREILSK; encoded by the exons ATGGATTGTGCCCCTCCTGGGATCTCTATACATTCTGGAAATGTCTTCTGTGACTTCAATTTTCATCACCTTATTGGTAGGAACCCAGTTGTGGCACAGAAATGTTGGAATAGTAAGAATGATGAATTGTTAGCTAAGCATGCATCATGTGACATCCTGGGTGTTTCATCAAAGATTGGTGATGAATTGGTAACTCGAGAACTTGggaaaaaatttcataaaatgcTGCAAGTTAATGACTCTTCTGAGGATATATTATCTGATGATTCACCTTCAAATCGGGAAGAAAGTTGCAGTTCATCTGGAACCAGAATCTTTCAAGATATAGATGAATCTACTACCTTTGATGCAAAAGTCGGAAAAGTTTTGAATAAATCAGTGACATTTCCGATTTCCAATAAGGTGCAGTCTTACCCTGAACCCATTAAAAGAGAGGATGGATTGCCTGGCAAGTTGTGTGACATACCAAATTCTTCTTTCTGTGAGAGTCATGTGTATGGGCGTTCTATGTCTCTATCA CCATCATCCAAACTTGTATCTGCCATGAAAGGAGGCCGTGAGCGGAGCGGGATCTCACAGGCGGTGAAGCTGCATGTGAAATGGGCACCTGAAGTCTATGATCCGCCAGTCACCTCCATGTCACACTCAGTGAAGAGCCACCGGCAACAATGCCCTAAAGCGCGAAAAAGGGACCAACACAAGCACAAACACAAGGGCAAGTCATCTCGTAGCAAtgctaaagaaaagaaatacacCAGAAGAACCTTTCTTGCAACAAGAGAGATCCTCTCAAAATAA
- the LOC120273614 gene encoding LOW QUALITY PROTEIN: arginine biosynthesis bifunctional protein ArgJ, chloroplastic (The sequence of the model RefSeq protein was modified relative to this genomic sequence to represent the inferred CDS: deleted 1 base in 1 codon) → MAISLNHSLFLRSLERSNNGVLGRSSRGSKSWVRVSRVVCADVDLSPPRYIPAAPILLPDGPWKQIPGGVTAAKGFKAAGIYGGLRAVGEKPDLALVACDVDAVAAGTFTTNIVAAAPVIYCKRLLENSSTARAVLINAGQANAATGDAGYQDTIDCANALAELLDLRSDRVLIESTGVIGQRIKKEALLKALPKLIGSLSSTVEGADSAAIAITTTDLVSKSIAIEAEVGGATIRVGGMAKGSGMIHPNMATMLGVITTDALVASEVWREMVRISVNRSFNQITVDGDTSTNDTIIALASGVSGSKKISSLSNHESHQLQACLDAVMQGLAKSVAWDGEGATCLIEVSVTGANDETKAAKIARSVASSSLVKAAVYGRDPNWGRIACAAGYAGVEFNPNELQILLGNIQLMNKGQPLPFDRTAASEYLRQAGQTHGTVEIHISIGEGEGSSKAWGCDLSYDYVKINAEYTT, encoded by the exons ATGGCGATCTCGTTGAACCATTCCCTCTTTCTTCGATCTCTGGAGAGATCGAACAATGGAGTG CTGGGGAGATCGTCTAGAGGTTCAAAAAGTTgggttagggtttcgagagTGGTTTGTGCGGATGTGGATTTGTCGCCGCCCAGGTATATTCCTGCAGCTCCAATCCTCCTTCCTGATGGACCGTGGAAGCAG ATACCTGGGGGTGTTACTGCTGCGAAAGGATTTAAAGCTGCA GGAATTTATGGTGGACTACGCGCCGTAGGGGAGAAGCCGGATTTAGCTCTTGTGGCTTGTGATGTAGATGCAGTTGCTGCAG GTACATTTACCACCAACATTGTAGCGGCTGCACCAGTTATCTACTGCAAACGTTTGCTTGAAAATTCATCGACG GCACGTGCAGTGCTAATTAATGCCGGTCAAGCAAACGCTGCTACG GGTGATGCTGGTTACCAGGACACAATAGATTGTGCCAACGCTTTAGCTGAG CTTCTTGATTTAAGATCAGATAGAGTCTTGATTGAATCCACTGGTGTCATTGGGCAACGAATAAAGAAG GAAGCTCTTCTTAAAGCCCTTCCCAAACTCATTGGATCACTATCATCGACAGTAGAAGG AGCAGATTCTGCAGCAATTGCCATCACCACCACTGATCTTGTGAGCAAGAGTATAGCCATTGAAGCCGAG GTTGGAGGAGCAACCATCCGGGTTGGAGGAATGGCGAAAGGTTCGGGAATGATACACCCAAACATGGCAACAATGCTTGGA GTGATAACCACTGATGCTCTGGTTGCAAGCGAAGTGTGGAGAGAAATGGTGCGAATATCTGTAAACCGAAGTTTCAATCAAATCACA GTAGATGGAGATACAAGCACCAATGATACCATTATTGCTTTAGCAAGTGGAGTATCTGGATCAAAGAAGATTTCTTCCCTCAGTAATCATGAGTCTCATCAACTTCAAGCCTGCCTTGATGCT GTAATGCAAGGCCTTGCAAAATCAGTAGCATGGGATGGTGAAGGAGCAACATGCTTGATTGAG GTTAGTGTAACTGGTGCAAATGATGAAACAAAAGCAGCAAAAATTGCACGTTCAGTGGCATCTTCTTCACTTGTTAAG GCTGCCGTATATGGCAGAGATCCAAATTGGGGAAGGATCGCATGTGCTGCTGGTTATGCAGGTGTTGAGTTCAACCCCAATGAGCTTCAGATATTGCTCGGAAATATTCAACTTATGAACAAAGGCCAGCCACTTCCTTTTGACAG GACTGCCGCCAGTGAGTATCTCCGGCAAGCCGGACAGACACATGGCACTGTTGAAATCCATATATCCATTG GTGAAGGTGAGGGAAGCAGCAAGGCATGGGGCTGTGATTTAAGTTATGATTATGTAAAAATAAACGCAGAATACACAACGTAG
- the LOC120273320 gene encoding putative pentatricopeptide repeat-containing protein At1g02420 yields MRPVLLPRTRLSNLRSLLKNLAKNPRDSNSLIAIDALLPRRKLLDSSSSLLLLRAFSASRKLTRARTLISDLKNKGTIPNLFLFTTVLQCLLPDAPIRDVDSFWREISGGSSNASEFIIQLSQLSKDPQEIDLVFRRVSSTRFDLSREAYVALIGSICGRNEQNPSLAQESFCRTGDVFGADSVLRGLVAKGDYELDVSIYGNFMHGLCVSGKLKEARKLFDKLLKRDHSGLRAHKVPNLKMGRRVIFQLKPSNMMSKDDVFGAYFQALCNTDKLEQVQSLAMEAMENNVVLESHAYRSFVRALFRANRVEDAFKLLEKKKIGGFVSYGDIASEVIERLCEMHRLDEAHELLLEMKNRGFAPSNQSFKLFS; encoded by the exons ATGAGACCCGTTTTGCTCCCGCGAACCCGGCTTTCAAACCTTCGCTCGTTGTTGAAGAACCTTGCGAAAAACCCTAGAGATTCGAACTCCCTCATTGCCAttgatgctctgctacctcgaAGAAAGCTCCTCGATTCCTCCTCATCTCTCCTTCTCCTCCGTGCTTTCTCCGCATCTCGCAAGCTCACCAGGGCCAGAACCCTCATCTCCGATCTCAAGAACAAGGGAACCATACCAAATCTATTCCTTTTCACCACCGTCCTCCAATGCCTGCTCCCCGACGCGCCGATCAGAGATGTAGATTCCTTTTGGAGAGAAATCTCCGGCGGATCCTCCAACGCTTCAGAGTTCATCATCCAGCTCTCTCAGCTCAGCAAGGATCCGCAGGAGATTGATCTGGTCTTCCGGCGGGTCTCCTCTACCCGTTTCGATCTGAGCCGCGAGGCGTACGTTGCGTTGATTGGTTCTATATGCGGGAGAAACGAGCAAAATCCGAGCTTGGCTCAAGAA AGTTTCTGTAGAACTGGGGATGTCTTTGGAGCTGATTCTGTTCTTCGTGGTTTGGTTGCCAAAGGAGATTACGAGCTGGATGTTTCCATTTATGGGAATTTCATGCATGGATTGTGTGTATCTGGGAAGCTTAAGGAAGCCCGGAAACTGTTCGACAAATTGCTTAAGAGAGATCATAGTGGACTTCGGGCTCATAAAGTTCCCAATTTGAAGATGGGGAGGCGTGTTATTTTCCAGTTAAAACCTTCTAACATGATGTCGAAGGACGATGTATTCGGAGCTTACTTTCAAGCTCTTTGCAATACTGACAAATTGGAGCAAGTTCAGAGCTTGGCTATGGAAGCAATGGAGAATAATGTTGTGCTTGAGAGCCATGCTTATCGATCATTTGTTCGAGCTCTCTTTCGGGCAAACAGAGTTGAGGATGCTTTCAAGttgttggagaagaagaagattggaGGATTTGTTTCTTATGGTGATATTGCTAGTGAAGTGATAGAAAGGTTGTGTGAAATGCATAGATTAGATGAAGCTCATGAGCTTTTACTTGAGATGAAGAACAGAGGATTTGCTCCAAGTAATCAGagttttaaattgttttcttgA
- the LOC120273621 gene encoding actin-depolymerizing factor 7 — protein sequence MANAASGMAVNDDCKLKFLELKAKRTHRFIVFKIDEKLKQVIVEKVGEPMLGYEDFAASLPANECRYAIFDFDFVTEENCQKSKIFFIAWSPDTSRVRSKMLYASSKDRFKRELDGIQVELQATDPTEMGLDVIRGRAY from the exons ATG GCCAACGCAGCTTCAGGGATGGCTGTGAATGACGATTGCAAGCTGAAATTCTTGGAATTGAAAGCGAAGCGAACTCATCGCTTCATAGTTTTCAAGATCGATGAGAAGCTGAAGCAGGTTATCGTCGAGAAGGTTGGTGAGCCTATGTTGGGCTATGAGGACTTTGCTGCCAGCCTTCCTGCCAATGAGTGCAGATATGCAATTTTTGACTTTGATTTTGTGACTGAGGAGAATTGCCAAAAGAGCAAGATCTTCTTCATTGCATG GTCCCCGGACACATCAAGAGTAAGAAGCAAGATGCTGTATGCGAGCTCGAAGGATAGGTTCAAGAGGGAGCTGGATGGTATTCAAGTGGAATTGCAAGCGACCGATCCAACTGAGATGGGCCTTGATGTGATTAGAGGCCGTGCCTACTAG